The following proteins come from a genomic window of Chelonia mydas isolate rCheMyd1 chromosome 15, rCheMyd1.pri.v2, whole genome shotgun sequence:
- the DDX54 gene encoding ATP-dependent RNA helicase DDX54 isoform X4, with translation MAVGSRSRAGPEPEPEPEPPAMAPRRRRHPRGREPEPEPELRLGPTEGSPERPASSKILPAFPTSDYTSDVEPDTREMVRAQNKKKKKSGGFQSMGLSYPVFKGVMKKGYKVPTPIQRRTIPVILDGKDVVAMARTGSGKTACFLIPMFEKLKAHSAQTGARALILSPTRELALQTMKFTKELGKFTGLKTALILGGERMEDQFAALHENPDIIIGTPGRLMHVAVEMNLKLHSVEYVVFDEADRLFEMGFAEQLQEIIARLPESRQTLLFSATLPKLLVEFARAGLTEPVLIRLDVETKLSEQLKLAFFHVRADDKPAVLLHLLRSVVRPQDQTVVFVATKHHAEYLKELLTAQGVNCTHIYSSLDQAARKINIAKFVHGQCAVLIVTDVAARGIDIPMLDNVVNYSFPAKPKLFLHRVGRVARAGRSGIAYSLVASDETPYVFDLHLFLGRSLTLASPHEKPSDRDGVFGRVPQSVIDDEECLLFTDHESSLDLQSLRRVSENAHKQYLKSRPGPSPESVKRVKELDFSLLGIHPLFSSCFGEDELERLKFVDNIKTYRSKATIFEINATNKTLASDVMRAKRSRDRSLIDKYQRGQQERRAGAALGGQDPAVPAPEEEEANLQEVFSAVVGRKRKQHQVGEGVRKKQRYEVQRDEEFYIPYRPKDLESERGLSIGGEGSAFEQQASGAVLDLLGDETHNMSKTKQLLKWDRKKKRFVGKTGQEDKKKICTESGRYINGSYKNNLYEKWKKKYKVEEWDSEEEAGSEPRGGKHRRGRGGRRLAPSPGKHGSQQGKVHSELKSKQQILKQRKRVAKQNFLQKGGLKRLKGKNRQRVQELRRTAFGRGAAKKGKMRKRM, from the exons GCATCCAGTAAGATCTTACCAGCCTTTCCAACGTCTGATTACACCTCTGATGTGGAGCCAGACACGAGAGAGATGGTAcgagcacagaacaaaaagaagaagaaatctggGGGCTTCCAGTCTATGG GCTTGAGTTATCCTGTATTCAAAGGGGTCATGAAGAAAGGCTACAAAGTGCCTACGCCAATCCAGCGAAGG ACTATCCCTGTGATCCTGGATGGGAAAGACGTGGTGGCCATGGCAAGGACTGGCAGTGGGAAGACGGCTTGTTTCCTCATCCCCATGTTTGAGAAGCTGAAGGCGCACAGTGCCCAGACGGGAGCACGAGCCCTCATCCTCTCGCCAACCCGCGAGCTTGCCTTGCAGACTATGAAATTCACAAAGGAG CTGGGCAAGTTCACAGGCCTGAAGACTGCGTTGATTCTGGGAGGAGAGAG GATGGAAGACCAATTTGCAGCTCTGCATGAGAACCCTGATAT AATTATTGGCACCCCCGGGCGTCTGATGCACGTGGCTGTGGAAATGAACCTGAAGCTGCACAGTGTGGAGTACGTGGTGTTTGACGAAGCTGACAG GCTCTTTGAGATGGGGTTTgcggagcagctgcaggagatcATCGCCCGGCTTCCAGAGAGCCGCCAGACCCTGCTTTTCTCTGCCACGCTCCCCAAACTGCTTGTGGAGTTTGCTCGGGCCG GTCTCACTGAGCCAGTGTTGATCCGGTTGGACGTGGAGACAAAGCTCAGTGAGCAGCTCAAG CTGGCCTTCTTCCACGTGCGCGCGGATGACAAGCCGGCCGTGCTGCTGCACCTGCTGAGGAGCGTGGTGAGGCCTCAGGACCAGACAGTCGTCTTCGTGGCCACCAAGCACCATGCGGAGTACCTCAAGGAG ttGCTGACAGCGCAGGGAGTGAACTGCACCCATATCTACAGCTCCCTGGACCAGGCGGCCCGGAAAATCAACATCGCCAAGTTCGTGCATGGCCAGTGTGCAGTGCTGATTGTTACCGATGTGGCTGCCCGTGGCATCGACATCCCCATGCTGGACAATGTCGTCAACTACAGCTTCCCTGCGAAGCCCAAGCTGTTCCTGCACCGTGTCG GCCGTGTGGCCCGCGCTGGCCGCAGTGGTATCGCCTACTCCCTGGTGGCATCGGATGAGACCCCATATGTCTTTGACTTGCACCTGTTCCTGGGGCGCTCGCTCACCCTCGCCAGCCCCCACGAGAAACCTTCAG ACAGAGATGGGGTGTTTGGCAGAGTCCCCCAGAGCGTCATCGACGACGAGGAGTGTCTGCTGTTCACTGACCACGAGAGCTCGCTGGACCTGCAGAGCCTGCGCAGGGTGTCAGAGAACGCACACAAGCAGTACCTGAAGTCCCGGCCTGGCCCCTCGCCCGAATCTGTCAAGAGGGTGAAGGAGCTGGACTTCTCCCTGCTGGGCATCCACCCGCTCTTCA GTTCTTGCTTTGGGGAGGATGAGCTGGAGAGACTGAAGTTCGTGGACAACATTAAAACCTACAGATCCAAAGCA ACCATCTTTGAGATCAACGCCACCAACAAAACCCTGGCCAGTGATGTGATGCGAGCCAAGCGGAGCCGCGACCGCAGCCTCATCGACAAGTAccagagggggcagcaggagagacGGGCTGGGGCTGCGCTGGGAGGTCAGGACCCAGCAGTCCCTGCccctgaggaggaggaagcaaaCCTCCAG GAAGTGTTCTCCGCCGTGGTGGGCAGGAAGCGGAAGCAGCACCAGGTGGGAGAGGGTGTCAGGAAGAAGCAGCGTTATGAGGTGCAGCGGGACGAGGAGTTCTACATTCCCTACCGGCCCAAGGACTTAGAGAGCGAGCGGGG GCTGAGCATTGGTGGGGAGGGCAGCGCGTTTGAGCAGCAGGCTTCTGGTGCCGTGCTCGACCTCCTGGGGGACGAGACCCACAACATGAGCAAGACCAAGCAGCTGCTCAAGTG ggaCCGCAAGAAGAAGCGGTTCGTGGGGAAAACTGGCCAAGAGGACAAGAAGAAAATCTGCACAGAGAGTGGCAGGTACATCAACGGCTCCTACAAGAACAACCT CTATGAGAAGTGGAAGAAGAAATACAAAGTTGAGGAGTGGGACTCCGAGGAGGAGGCGGGGAGCGAGCCAAGAGGTGGGAAGCACCGTAGGGGCAGAG GAGGCAGGCGGCTGGCGCCCTCCCCAGGGAAGCACGGCTCCCAGCAGGGGAAGGTGCACTCGGAGCTGAAGAGCAAGCAGCAGATCCTGAAGCAGAGGAAGAGGGTGGCCAAGCAGAACTTTCTGCAGAAGGGCGGCCTGAAGCGGCTGAAAGGCAAGAACCGGCAGCGGGTGCAGGAGCTGCGCAGGACGGCATTCGGCCGTGGTGCTGCCAAGAAGGGTAAAATGAGGAAAAGGATGTAA
- the DDX54 gene encoding ATP-dependent RNA helicase DDX54 isoform X2 produces the protein MAVGSRSRAGPEPEPEPEPPAMAPRRRRHPRGREPEPEPELRLGPTEGSPERPASSKILPAFPTSDYTSDVEPDTREMVRAQNKKKKKSGGFQSMGLSYPVFKGVMKKGYKVPTPIQRRTIPVILDGKDVVAMARTGSGKTACFLIPMFEKLKAHSAQTGARALILSPTRELALQTMKFTKELGKFTGLKTALILGGERMEDQFAALHENPDIIIGTPGRLMHVAVEMNLKLHSVEYVVFDEADRLFEMGFAEQLQEIIARLPESRQTLLFSATLPKLLVEFARAGLTEPVLIRLDVETKLSEQLKLAFFHVRADDKPAVLLHLLRSVVRPQDQTVVFVATKHHAEYLKELLTAQGVNCTHIYSSLDQAARKINIAKFVHGQCAVLIVTDVAARGIDIPMLDNVVNYSFPAKPKLFLHRVGRVARAGRSGIAYSLVASDETPYVFDLHLFLGRSLTLASPHEKPSDRDGVFGRVPQSVIDDEECLLFTDHESSLDLQSLRRVSENAHKQYLKSRPGPSPESVKRVKELDFSLLGIHPLFSSWLKGSCFGEDELERLKFVDNIKTYRSKATIFEINATNKTLASDVMRAKRSRDRSLIDKYQRGQQERRAGAALGGQDPAVPAPEEEEANLQEVFSAVVGRKRKQHQVGEGVRKKQRYEVQRDEEFYIPYRPKDLESERGLSIGGEGSAFEQQASGAVLDLLGDETHNMSKTKQLLKWDRKKKRFVGKTGQEDKKKICTESGRYINGSYKNNLYEKWKKKYKVEEWDSEEEAGSEPRGGKHRRGRGGRRLAPSPGKHGSQQGKVHSELKSKQQILKQRKRVAKQNFLQKGGLKRLKGKNRQRVQELRRTAFGRGAAKKGKMRKRM, from the exons GCATCCAGTAAGATCTTACCAGCCTTTCCAACGTCTGATTACACCTCTGATGTGGAGCCAGACACGAGAGAGATGGTAcgagcacagaacaaaaagaagaagaaatctggGGGCTTCCAGTCTATGG GCTTGAGTTATCCTGTATTCAAAGGGGTCATGAAGAAAGGCTACAAAGTGCCTACGCCAATCCAGCGAAGG ACTATCCCTGTGATCCTGGATGGGAAAGACGTGGTGGCCATGGCAAGGACTGGCAGTGGGAAGACGGCTTGTTTCCTCATCCCCATGTTTGAGAAGCTGAAGGCGCACAGTGCCCAGACGGGAGCACGAGCCCTCATCCTCTCGCCAACCCGCGAGCTTGCCTTGCAGACTATGAAATTCACAAAGGAG CTGGGCAAGTTCACAGGCCTGAAGACTGCGTTGATTCTGGGAGGAGAGAG GATGGAAGACCAATTTGCAGCTCTGCATGAGAACCCTGATAT AATTATTGGCACCCCCGGGCGTCTGATGCACGTGGCTGTGGAAATGAACCTGAAGCTGCACAGTGTGGAGTACGTGGTGTTTGACGAAGCTGACAG GCTCTTTGAGATGGGGTTTgcggagcagctgcaggagatcATCGCCCGGCTTCCAGAGAGCCGCCAGACCCTGCTTTTCTCTGCCACGCTCCCCAAACTGCTTGTGGAGTTTGCTCGGGCCG GTCTCACTGAGCCAGTGTTGATCCGGTTGGACGTGGAGACAAAGCTCAGTGAGCAGCTCAAG CTGGCCTTCTTCCACGTGCGCGCGGATGACAAGCCGGCCGTGCTGCTGCACCTGCTGAGGAGCGTGGTGAGGCCTCAGGACCAGACAGTCGTCTTCGTGGCCACCAAGCACCATGCGGAGTACCTCAAGGAG ttGCTGACAGCGCAGGGAGTGAACTGCACCCATATCTACAGCTCCCTGGACCAGGCGGCCCGGAAAATCAACATCGCCAAGTTCGTGCATGGCCAGTGTGCAGTGCTGATTGTTACCGATGTGGCTGCCCGTGGCATCGACATCCCCATGCTGGACAATGTCGTCAACTACAGCTTCCCTGCGAAGCCCAAGCTGTTCCTGCACCGTGTCG GCCGTGTGGCCCGCGCTGGCCGCAGTGGTATCGCCTACTCCCTGGTGGCATCGGATGAGACCCCATATGTCTTTGACTTGCACCTGTTCCTGGGGCGCTCGCTCACCCTCGCCAGCCCCCACGAGAAACCTTCAG ACAGAGATGGGGTGTTTGGCAGAGTCCCCCAGAGCGTCATCGACGACGAGGAGTGTCTGCTGTTCACTGACCACGAGAGCTCGCTGGACCTGCAGAGCCTGCGCAGGGTGTCAGAGAACGCACACAAGCAGTACCTGAAGTCCCGGCCTGGCCCCTCGCCCGAATCTGTCAAGAGGGTGAAGGAGCTGGACTTCTCCCTGCTGGGCATCCACCCGCTCTTCA GCTCCTGGCTCAAAGGTTCTTGCTTTGGGGAGGATGAGCTGGAGAGACTGAAGTTCGTGGACAACATTAAAACCTACAGATCCAAAGCA ACCATCTTTGAGATCAACGCCACCAACAAAACCCTGGCCAGTGATGTGATGCGAGCCAAGCGGAGCCGCGACCGCAGCCTCATCGACAAGTAccagagggggcagcaggagagacGGGCTGGGGCTGCGCTGGGAGGTCAGGACCCAGCAGTCCCTGCccctgaggaggaggaagcaaaCCTCCAG GAAGTGTTCTCCGCCGTGGTGGGCAGGAAGCGGAAGCAGCACCAGGTGGGAGAGGGTGTCAGGAAGAAGCAGCGTTATGAGGTGCAGCGGGACGAGGAGTTCTACATTCCCTACCGGCCCAAGGACTTAGAGAGCGAGCGGGG GCTGAGCATTGGTGGGGAGGGCAGCGCGTTTGAGCAGCAGGCTTCTGGTGCCGTGCTCGACCTCCTGGGGGACGAGACCCACAACATGAGCAAGACCAAGCAGCTGCTCAAGTG ggaCCGCAAGAAGAAGCGGTTCGTGGGGAAAACTGGCCAAGAGGACAAGAAGAAAATCTGCACAGAGAGTGGCAGGTACATCAACGGCTCCTACAAGAACAACCT CTATGAGAAGTGGAAGAAGAAATACAAAGTTGAGGAGTGGGACTCCGAGGAGGAGGCGGGGAGCGAGCCAAGAGGTGGGAAGCACCGTAGGGGCAGAG GAGGCAGGCGGCTGGCGCCCTCCCCAGGGAAGCACGGCTCCCAGCAGGGGAAGGTGCACTCGGAGCTGAAGAGCAAGCAGCAGATCCTGAAGCAGAGGAAGAGGGTGGCCAAGCAGAACTTTCTGCAGAAGGGCGGCCTGAAGCGGCTGAAAGGCAAGAACCGGCAGCGGGTGCAGGAGCTGCGCAGGACGGCATTCGGCCGTGGTGCTGCCAAGAAGGGTAAAATGAGGAAAAGGATGTAA
- the DDX54 gene encoding ATP-dependent RNA helicase DDX54 isoform X3, translating into MAVGSRSRAGPEPEPEPEPPAMAPRRRRHPRGREPEPEPELRLGPTEGSPERPQASSKILPAFPTSDYTSDVEPDTREMVRAQNKKKKKSGGFQSMGLSYPVFKGVMKKGYKVPTPIQRRTIPVILDGKDVVAMARTGSGKTACFLIPMFEKLKAHSAQTGARALILSPTRELALQTMKFTKELGKFTGLKTALILGGERMEDQFAALHENPDIIIGTPGRLMHVAVEMNLKLHSVEYVVFDEADRLFEMGFAEQLQEIIARLPESRQTLLFSATLPKLLVEFARAGLTEPVLIRLDVETKLSEQLKLAFFHVRADDKPAVLLHLLRSVVRPQDQTVVFVATKHHAEYLKELLTAQGVNCTHIYSSLDQAARKINIAKFVHGQCAVLIVTDVAARGIDIPMLDNVVNYSFPAKPKLFLHRVGRVARAGRSGIAYSLVASDETPYVFDLHLFLGRSLTLASPHEKPSDRDGVFGRVPQSVIDDEECLLFTDHESSLDLQSLRRVSENAHKQYLKSRPGPSPESVKRVKELDFSLLGIHPLFSSCFGEDELERLKFVDNIKTYRSKATIFEINATNKTLASDVMRAKRSRDRSLIDKYQRGQQERRAGAALGGQDPAVPAPEEEEANLQEVFSAVVGRKRKQHQVGEGVRKKQRYEVQRDEEFYIPYRPKDLESERGLSIGGEGSAFEQQASGAVLDLLGDETHNMSKTKQLLKWDRKKKRFVGKTGQEDKKKICTESGRYINGSYKNNLYEKWKKKYKVEEWDSEEEAGSEPRGGKHRRGRGGRRLAPSPGKHGSQQGKVHSELKSKQQILKQRKRVAKQNFLQKGGLKRLKGKNRQRVQELRRTAFGRGAAKKGKMRKRM; encoded by the exons CAGGCATCCAGTAAGATCTTACCAGCCTTTCCAACGTCTGATTACACCTCTGATGTGGAGCCAGACACGAGAGAGATGGTAcgagcacagaacaaaaagaagaagaaatctggGGGCTTCCAGTCTATGG GCTTGAGTTATCCTGTATTCAAAGGGGTCATGAAGAAAGGCTACAAAGTGCCTACGCCAATCCAGCGAAGG ACTATCCCTGTGATCCTGGATGGGAAAGACGTGGTGGCCATGGCAAGGACTGGCAGTGGGAAGACGGCTTGTTTCCTCATCCCCATGTTTGAGAAGCTGAAGGCGCACAGTGCCCAGACGGGAGCACGAGCCCTCATCCTCTCGCCAACCCGCGAGCTTGCCTTGCAGACTATGAAATTCACAAAGGAG CTGGGCAAGTTCACAGGCCTGAAGACTGCGTTGATTCTGGGAGGAGAGAG GATGGAAGACCAATTTGCAGCTCTGCATGAGAACCCTGATAT AATTATTGGCACCCCCGGGCGTCTGATGCACGTGGCTGTGGAAATGAACCTGAAGCTGCACAGTGTGGAGTACGTGGTGTTTGACGAAGCTGACAG GCTCTTTGAGATGGGGTTTgcggagcagctgcaggagatcATCGCCCGGCTTCCAGAGAGCCGCCAGACCCTGCTTTTCTCTGCCACGCTCCCCAAACTGCTTGTGGAGTTTGCTCGGGCCG GTCTCACTGAGCCAGTGTTGATCCGGTTGGACGTGGAGACAAAGCTCAGTGAGCAGCTCAAG CTGGCCTTCTTCCACGTGCGCGCGGATGACAAGCCGGCCGTGCTGCTGCACCTGCTGAGGAGCGTGGTGAGGCCTCAGGACCAGACAGTCGTCTTCGTGGCCACCAAGCACCATGCGGAGTACCTCAAGGAG ttGCTGACAGCGCAGGGAGTGAACTGCACCCATATCTACAGCTCCCTGGACCAGGCGGCCCGGAAAATCAACATCGCCAAGTTCGTGCATGGCCAGTGTGCAGTGCTGATTGTTACCGATGTGGCTGCCCGTGGCATCGACATCCCCATGCTGGACAATGTCGTCAACTACAGCTTCCCTGCGAAGCCCAAGCTGTTCCTGCACCGTGTCG GCCGTGTGGCCCGCGCTGGCCGCAGTGGTATCGCCTACTCCCTGGTGGCATCGGATGAGACCCCATATGTCTTTGACTTGCACCTGTTCCTGGGGCGCTCGCTCACCCTCGCCAGCCCCCACGAGAAACCTTCAG ACAGAGATGGGGTGTTTGGCAGAGTCCCCCAGAGCGTCATCGACGACGAGGAGTGTCTGCTGTTCACTGACCACGAGAGCTCGCTGGACCTGCAGAGCCTGCGCAGGGTGTCAGAGAACGCACACAAGCAGTACCTGAAGTCCCGGCCTGGCCCCTCGCCCGAATCTGTCAAGAGGGTGAAGGAGCTGGACTTCTCCCTGCTGGGCATCCACCCGCTCTTCA GTTCTTGCTTTGGGGAGGATGAGCTGGAGAGACTGAAGTTCGTGGACAACATTAAAACCTACAGATCCAAAGCA ACCATCTTTGAGATCAACGCCACCAACAAAACCCTGGCCAGTGATGTGATGCGAGCCAAGCGGAGCCGCGACCGCAGCCTCATCGACAAGTAccagagggggcagcaggagagacGGGCTGGGGCTGCGCTGGGAGGTCAGGACCCAGCAGTCCCTGCccctgaggaggaggaagcaaaCCTCCAG GAAGTGTTCTCCGCCGTGGTGGGCAGGAAGCGGAAGCAGCACCAGGTGGGAGAGGGTGTCAGGAAGAAGCAGCGTTATGAGGTGCAGCGGGACGAGGAGTTCTACATTCCCTACCGGCCCAAGGACTTAGAGAGCGAGCGGGG GCTGAGCATTGGTGGGGAGGGCAGCGCGTTTGAGCAGCAGGCTTCTGGTGCCGTGCTCGACCTCCTGGGGGACGAGACCCACAACATGAGCAAGACCAAGCAGCTGCTCAAGTG ggaCCGCAAGAAGAAGCGGTTCGTGGGGAAAACTGGCCAAGAGGACAAGAAGAAAATCTGCACAGAGAGTGGCAGGTACATCAACGGCTCCTACAAGAACAACCT CTATGAGAAGTGGAAGAAGAAATACAAAGTTGAGGAGTGGGACTCCGAGGAGGAGGCGGGGAGCGAGCCAAGAGGTGGGAAGCACCGTAGGGGCAGAG GAGGCAGGCGGCTGGCGCCCTCCCCAGGGAAGCACGGCTCCCAGCAGGGGAAGGTGCACTCGGAGCTGAAGAGCAAGCAGCAGATCCTGAAGCAGAGGAAGAGGGTGGCCAAGCAGAACTTTCTGCAGAAGGGCGGCCTGAAGCGGCTGAAAGGCAAGAACCGGCAGCGGGTGCAGGAGCTGCGCAGGACGGCATTCGGCCGTGGTGCTGCCAAGAAGGGTAAAATGAGGAAAAGGATGTAA
- the DDX54 gene encoding ATP-dependent RNA helicase DDX54 isoform X1: MAVGSRSRAGPEPEPEPEPPAMAPRRRRHPRGREPEPEPELRLGPTEGSPERPQASSKILPAFPTSDYTSDVEPDTREMVRAQNKKKKKSGGFQSMGLSYPVFKGVMKKGYKVPTPIQRRTIPVILDGKDVVAMARTGSGKTACFLIPMFEKLKAHSAQTGARALILSPTRELALQTMKFTKELGKFTGLKTALILGGERMEDQFAALHENPDIIIGTPGRLMHVAVEMNLKLHSVEYVVFDEADRLFEMGFAEQLQEIIARLPESRQTLLFSATLPKLLVEFARAGLTEPVLIRLDVETKLSEQLKLAFFHVRADDKPAVLLHLLRSVVRPQDQTVVFVATKHHAEYLKELLTAQGVNCTHIYSSLDQAARKINIAKFVHGQCAVLIVTDVAARGIDIPMLDNVVNYSFPAKPKLFLHRVGRVARAGRSGIAYSLVASDETPYVFDLHLFLGRSLTLASPHEKPSDRDGVFGRVPQSVIDDEECLLFTDHESSLDLQSLRRVSENAHKQYLKSRPGPSPESVKRVKELDFSLLGIHPLFSSWLKGSCFGEDELERLKFVDNIKTYRSKATIFEINATNKTLASDVMRAKRSRDRSLIDKYQRGQQERRAGAALGGQDPAVPAPEEEEANLQEVFSAVVGRKRKQHQVGEGVRKKQRYEVQRDEEFYIPYRPKDLESERGLSIGGEGSAFEQQASGAVLDLLGDETHNMSKTKQLLKWDRKKKRFVGKTGQEDKKKICTESGRYINGSYKNNLYEKWKKKYKVEEWDSEEEAGSEPRGGKHRRGRGGRRLAPSPGKHGSQQGKVHSELKSKQQILKQRKRVAKQNFLQKGGLKRLKGKNRQRVQELRRTAFGRGAAKKGKMRKRM, encoded by the exons CAGGCATCCAGTAAGATCTTACCAGCCTTTCCAACGTCTGATTACACCTCTGATGTGGAGCCAGACACGAGAGAGATGGTAcgagcacagaacaaaaagaagaagaaatctggGGGCTTCCAGTCTATGG GCTTGAGTTATCCTGTATTCAAAGGGGTCATGAAGAAAGGCTACAAAGTGCCTACGCCAATCCAGCGAAGG ACTATCCCTGTGATCCTGGATGGGAAAGACGTGGTGGCCATGGCAAGGACTGGCAGTGGGAAGACGGCTTGTTTCCTCATCCCCATGTTTGAGAAGCTGAAGGCGCACAGTGCCCAGACGGGAGCACGAGCCCTCATCCTCTCGCCAACCCGCGAGCTTGCCTTGCAGACTATGAAATTCACAAAGGAG CTGGGCAAGTTCACAGGCCTGAAGACTGCGTTGATTCTGGGAGGAGAGAG GATGGAAGACCAATTTGCAGCTCTGCATGAGAACCCTGATAT AATTATTGGCACCCCCGGGCGTCTGATGCACGTGGCTGTGGAAATGAACCTGAAGCTGCACAGTGTGGAGTACGTGGTGTTTGACGAAGCTGACAG GCTCTTTGAGATGGGGTTTgcggagcagctgcaggagatcATCGCCCGGCTTCCAGAGAGCCGCCAGACCCTGCTTTTCTCTGCCACGCTCCCCAAACTGCTTGTGGAGTTTGCTCGGGCCG GTCTCACTGAGCCAGTGTTGATCCGGTTGGACGTGGAGACAAAGCTCAGTGAGCAGCTCAAG CTGGCCTTCTTCCACGTGCGCGCGGATGACAAGCCGGCCGTGCTGCTGCACCTGCTGAGGAGCGTGGTGAGGCCTCAGGACCAGACAGTCGTCTTCGTGGCCACCAAGCACCATGCGGAGTACCTCAAGGAG ttGCTGACAGCGCAGGGAGTGAACTGCACCCATATCTACAGCTCCCTGGACCAGGCGGCCCGGAAAATCAACATCGCCAAGTTCGTGCATGGCCAGTGTGCAGTGCTGATTGTTACCGATGTGGCTGCCCGTGGCATCGACATCCCCATGCTGGACAATGTCGTCAACTACAGCTTCCCTGCGAAGCCCAAGCTGTTCCTGCACCGTGTCG GCCGTGTGGCCCGCGCTGGCCGCAGTGGTATCGCCTACTCCCTGGTGGCATCGGATGAGACCCCATATGTCTTTGACTTGCACCTGTTCCTGGGGCGCTCGCTCACCCTCGCCAGCCCCCACGAGAAACCTTCAG ACAGAGATGGGGTGTTTGGCAGAGTCCCCCAGAGCGTCATCGACGACGAGGAGTGTCTGCTGTTCACTGACCACGAGAGCTCGCTGGACCTGCAGAGCCTGCGCAGGGTGTCAGAGAACGCACACAAGCAGTACCTGAAGTCCCGGCCTGGCCCCTCGCCCGAATCTGTCAAGAGGGTGAAGGAGCTGGACTTCTCCCTGCTGGGCATCCACCCGCTCTTCA GCTCCTGGCTCAAAGGTTCTTGCTTTGGGGAGGATGAGCTGGAGAGACTGAAGTTCGTGGACAACATTAAAACCTACAGATCCAAAGCA ACCATCTTTGAGATCAACGCCACCAACAAAACCCTGGCCAGTGATGTGATGCGAGCCAAGCGGAGCCGCGACCGCAGCCTCATCGACAAGTAccagagggggcagcaggagagacGGGCTGGGGCTGCGCTGGGAGGTCAGGACCCAGCAGTCCCTGCccctgaggaggaggaagcaaaCCTCCAG GAAGTGTTCTCCGCCGTGGTGGGCAGGAAGCGGAAGCAGCACCAGGTGGGAGAGGGTGTCAGGAAGAAGCAGCGTTATGAGGTGCAGCGGGACGAGGAGTTCTACATTCCCTACCGGCCCAAGGACTTAGAGAGCGAGCGGGG GCTGAGCATTGGTGGGGAGGGCAGCGCGTTTGAGCAGCAGGCTTCTGGTGCCGTGCTCGACCTCCTGGGGGACGAGACCCACAACATGAGCAAGACCAAGCAGCTGCTCAAGTG ggaCCGCAAGAAGAAGCGGTTCGTGGGGAAAACTGGCCAAGAGGACAAGAAGAAAATCTGCACAGAGAGTGGCAGGTACATCAACGGCTCCTACAAGAACAACCT CTATGAGAAGTGGAAGAAGAAATACAAAGTTGAGGAGTGGGACTCCGAGGAGGAGGCGGGGAGCGAGCCAAGAGGTGGGAAGCACCGTAGGGGCAGAG GAGGCAGGCGGCTGGCGCCCTCCCCAGGGAAGCACGGCTCCCAGCAGGGGAAGGTGCACTCGGAGCTGAAGAGCAAGCAGCAGATCCTGAAGCAGAGGAAGAGGGTGGCCAAGCAGAACTTTCTGCAGAAGGGCGGCCTGAAGCGGCTGAAAGGCAAGAACCGGCAGCGGGTGCAGGAGCTGCGCAGGACGGCATTCGGCCGTGGTGCTGCCAAGAAGGGTAAAATGAGGAAAAGGATGTAA